The following proteins are encoded in a genomic region of Zea mays cultivar B73 chromosome 9, Zm-B73-REFERENCE-NAM-5.0, whole genome shotgun sequence:
- the LOC100383577 gene encoding putative thaumatin domain family protein precursor, producing the protein MGAIRVASLLLLAGVIWLSRAMFGAEAAGTTVFTLHNNCTHTVWPATLSGNSAAAVGGGGFELSPGATVSFPAPAGWSGRLWARTGCVASSSSPAGRLSCATGDCSGAASCSLGGAPPVTLAEFTLGGADGKDFYDVSLVDGYNVGIGVAAAGARVNRATCGYAGCVGDVNALCPPELRTAAAAGGEGAPAVACRSACEAFGSPEYCCTGAHGGPNTCGPTKYSRLFKAACPAAYSYAYDDPTSTFTCGTGAQYLVTFCPGRQ; encoded by the exons ATGGGAGCCATACGAGTTGCAAGCCTTCTACTCCTCGCTG GGGTAATCTGGCTGTCGCGGGCGATGTTCGGCGCGGAGGCCGCCGGCACGACGGTGTTCACGCTGCACAACAACTGCACCCACACGGTCTGGCCGGCCACACTGTCCGGGAACAGCGCGGCGGCCGTCGGGGGCGGGGGCTTCGAGCTGTCGCCCGGCGCCACCGTCTCGTTCCCGGCGCCGGCGGGCTGGTCGGGCCGCCTGTGGGCGCGCACGGGCTGCGTCGCGTCGTCGTCGTCCCCCGCCGGCCGCCTCTCGTGCGCCACGGGCGACTGCAGCGGCGCCGCGAGCTGCTCCCTGGGCGGGGCGCCGCCCGTCACGCTGGCGGAGTTCACCCTGGGCGGCGCCGACGGCAAGGACTTCTACGACGTGAGCCTGGTGGACGGGTACAACGTCGGCATCGGCGTGGCGGCGGCGGGCGCCAGGGTCAACCGCGCCACGTGCGGGTACGCCGGCTGCGTCGGGGACGTGAACGCGCTGTGCCCGCCCGAGCTGCGGACGGCCGCGGCGGCGGGCGGCGAGGGGGCGCCGGCGGTGGCGTGCCGGAGCGCGTGCGAGGCGTTCGGGTCGCCCGAGTACTGCTGCACGGGGGCGCACGGTGGGCCGAACACCTGCGGGCCCACCAAGTACTCGAGGCTGTTCAAGGCGGCCTGCCCCGCGGCCTACAGCTACGCGTACGACGACCCCACCAGCACCTTCACGTGCGGCACCGGCGCGCAGTACCTCGTCACCTTCTGCCCGGGTCGCCAGTAG
- the LOC103639403 gene encoding calcium uniporter protein 2, mitochondrial produces MAFHRTMARCLWAGKNAAASGAAIPKPPSPHLPARRSLPAVDDCQTLAFLRPRPTAVGYATATVPLPAHCFPALPVGDHLFRRLQLDGLIPPVSTVARPPEDVGVTVEQARKVARAAEMEVARARLRSNAQSVVSGSEFAALCVDIAGGVEGGRRLARALDESGGVIVLGDVVFLCPDMVAKAIGSILPGKQQQLQAPRAGDGSEARKRELEAMEAQRAAIDAAAAAQVRRELWCGLGLLATQTLGFMRLTFWELSWDVMEPVCFYVTSLYFMSGYFFFMRTATEPSFEGFFRSRFASRQRRLMRARGFDVDRYNALRKGQGLGPLGDPDACRHVSHAQ; encoded by the exons ATGGCGTTCCACAGAACAATGGCACGGTGCCTATGGGCAGGCAAGAACGCGGCCGCTAGCGGCGCGGCCATTCCCAAGCCTCCATCTCCCCACCTCCCGGCACGGCGGTCTCTGCCGGCCGTGGACGACTGTCAGACGCTCGCATTCCTGCGGCCGAGGCCGACCGCGGTCGGGTACGCCACCGCGACCGTCCCGCTCCCGGCGCACTGCTTCCCCGCCCTCCCCGTCGGCGACCACCTCTTCCGCCGCCTCCAGCTCGACGGGCTTATACCTCCCGTGAGCACGGTAGCGCGGCCGCCGGAGGATGTCGGCGTGACGGTGGAGCAGGCGAGGAAGGTGGCGAGGGCGGCCGAGATGGAGGTGGCGCGGGCGAGGCTGAGGTCTAACGCGCAGAGCGTCGTGTCCGGGTCGGAGTTCGCCGCGCTCTGCGTCGACATTGCCGGCGGCGTCGAGGGCGGCCGCAGGCTGGCCCGTGCGCTCGACGAGTCCGGCGGCGTCATCGTCCTCGGCGACGTCGTCTTCCTCTGCCCCGACATG GTAGCGAAGGCCATCGGGAGCATCCTCCCCGGGAAACAGCAGCAGCTGCAGGCGCCGCGAGCCGGAGACGGGAGCGAGGCGCGCAAGCGCGAGCTGGAGGCGATGGAGGCGCAGAGGGCGGCGATCGACGCGGCCGCGGCCGCGCAGGTGCGCCGCGAGCTGTGGTGCGGGCTGGGCCTGCTGGCGACGCAGACGCTAGGCTTCATGCGGCTCACCTTCTGGGAGCTGTCGTGGGACGTGATGGAGCCCGTGTGCTTCTACGTCACGTCGCTCTACTTCATGTCCGGCTACTTCTTCTTCATGCGCACGGCCACGGAGCCGTCCTTCGAGGGCTTCTTCCGGAGCCGCTTCGCGTCCAGGCAGCGCCGCCTCATGCGGGCGCGCGGCTTCGACGTCGACCGCTACAACGCCCTGCGGAAGGGGCAGGGGCTGGGTCCTCTCGGCGACCCCGACGCGTGTAGGCACGTCAGCCATGCACAATAA
- the LOC103640395 gene encoding peptidyl-prolyl cis-trans isomerase CYP20-3, chloroplastic — translation MACMPAVSAPSVLASAPASTRTHLCYSTEMRRGALSLRPARAIPTLRLGGHRDARGAVVVRATAAEGAVELQAKVTSKCFFDVEVGGEPAGRIVIGLFGEVVPKTVNNFRALCTGEKGYGYKGCSFHRIIKDFMIQGGDFQQNNVSIFYLYAIGLNGHCRFC, via the exons ATGGCGTGCATGCCGGCTGTGTCTGCCCCCTCCGTCCTCGCGTCGGCCCCGGCGTCGACCCGCACCCACCTCTGCTACTCAACGGAAATGCGACGCGGCGCGCTCTCCCTCCGTCCCGCCCGCGCTATCCCCACGTTGAGGCTCGGCGGCCACCGCGACGCCCGTGGCGCTGTCGTCGTCCGCGCCACTGCGGCAGAG GGAGCCGTggagctgcaggccaaggtgacgAGCAAGTGCTTCTTCGACGTGGAGGTCGGCGGGGAGCCTGCGGGCCGCATCGTCATCGGGCTCTTCGGAGAGGTCGTACCTAAGACCGTCAACAACTTCCGTGCGCTCTGCACTG GTGAGAAAGGGTACGGCTACAAGGGCTGCTCCTTCCACCGGATCATCAAGGACTTTATGATTCAAGGCGGGGACTTCCAGCAAAACAATGTAAGCATTTTTTACCTCTACGCAATTGGTCTGAATGGCCACTGCAGATTTTGTTAA